The proteins below come from a single Erinaceus europaeus chromosome 20, mEriEur2.1, whole genome shotgun sequence genomic window:
- the C20H11orf97 gene encoding uncharacterized protein C11orf97 homolog isoform X2 has protein sequence MGAEDGDTEPLAPGARLRGDQGGCPQEARKQWKKFFYCEPHKRIKEVLEEELYMKRDECHIRSPPAAVLEGIWSIQRNLPMGSLKQGLPSRNSSLPHAKYYSRHGGLRR, from the exons ATGGGTGCGGAGGACGGAGACACTGAGCCGCTCGCACCCGGGGCCCGGCTGCGCGGAGACCAGGGCGGCTGCCCGCAGGAGGCCCGCAAGCAGT ggaagaagttctTCTACTGTGAGCCCCATAAGCGGATCAAGGAGGTGCTGGAGGAAGAGCTGTATATGAAGAGAGATGAGTGTCACATCAgaagcccacctgcag CGGTGCTGGAAGGGATCTGGAGCATCCAGAGGAACCTCCCCATGGGGAGCCTGAAGCAGGGCCTGCCCAGCAGGAACAGCTCACTGCCACACGCCAAGTACTACTCGAGGCACGGAGGGCTGAGAC GATAA
- the C20H11orf97 gene encoding uncharacterized protein C11orf97 homolog isoform X1, protein MGAEDGDTEPLAPGARLRGDQGGCPQEARKQWPLLSWTGCSQGTRACPSPRLAPTGALHGPRKQHPSTHYQPLTPGTGPVLAVPAAEQGKKFFYCEPHKRIKEVLEEELYMKRDECHIRSPPAAVLEGIWSIQRNLPMGSLKQGLPSRNSSLPHAKYYSRHGGLRR, encoded by the exons ATGGGTGCGGAGGACGGAGACACTGAGCCGCTCGCACCCGGGGCCCGGCTGCGCGGAGACCAGGGCGGCTGCCCGCAGGAGGCCCGCAAGCAGT GGCCTCTGCTGAGCTGGACGGGCTGCTCACAAG GCACCAgggcctgcccctcccccaggctGGCACCCACAGGGGCACTACATGGTCCCAGGAAACAGCACCCATCCACACACTACCAACCCCTCACTCCTGGGACAGGTCCCGTCCTGGCGGTGCCGGCTGCTGAGCAAG ggaagaagttctTCTACTGTGAGCCCCATAAGCGGATCAAGGAGGTGCTGGAGGAAGAGCTGTATATGAAGAGAGATGAGTGTCACATCAgaagcccacctgcag CGGTGCTGGAAGGGATCTGGAGCATCCAGAGGAACCTCCCCATGGGGAGCCTGAAGCAGGGCCTGCCCAGCAGGAACAGCTCACTGCCACACGCCAAGTACTACTCGAGGCACGGAGGGCTGAGAC GATAA